A stretch of Bradyrhizobium sp. AZCC 2262 DNA encodes these proteins:
- a CDS encoding amidase, with the protein MADQGLVRETACSIVGKLKSGEVTPLDLLDVLEKRIAEVDGQVNALPTLCFDRARKHATALMKKPASERGLLAGLPIPIKDLTNVAGVLTTQGSPIYKDNIPAKSDILVEHLENNGGVIYAKSNTPEFGAGANTFNEVFGPTRNPWDTSRSAAGSSGGAAVALATGTAWLAHGSDMGGSLRNPASFCGIVGLRPSIGRVAHTIAAAVDRNLGVQGPMARNVEDVALLLDAMSGEHPADPLSLPVLPNSFLSAARSGSKPKRIAYSPDLGITPVDPEVATVTRKAAQRFAEAGAIVEEAHPDLREAHECFHVLRAFDFALSKAALLRTKRDLLKPEVIWNIEEGLKLTVEQLERAEAQRVAMTARTLEFFEKYDLLLAPATIVPPFPVENRYVAECAGKKFDNYVEWLGIVYAITLVCCPALSLPCGFTAAGLPVGLQVVAPPRGEAQLLAGAKVLEDILGVRGTTPIDPRAPK; encoded by the coding sequence GTGGCTGATCAGGGGCTGGTGCGTGAGACGGCGTGTTCCATCGTCGGCAAACTGAAATCGGGCGAAGTTACCCCGCTGGATCTGCTCGACGTGCTGGAAAAGCGCATCGCCGAGGTCGACGGCCAGGTCAACGCGCTGCCGACGCTGTGCTTCGACCGCGCCCGCAAGCACGCCACCGCACTGATGAAGAAGCCGGCCAGCGAACGTGGCCTGCTCGCAGGCCTTCCGATACCGATCAAGGATCTCACCAATGTCGCCGGCGTGCTGACGACGCAGGGCTCGCCGATCTACAAAGATAATATCCCGGCGAAGTCAGATATCCTGGTCGAACACCTCGAAAATAATGGCGGGGTAATCTACGCCAAGTCGAACACGCCGGAATTCGGCGCCGGCGCCAACACCTTCAACGAAGTGTTCGGCCCGACGCGAAATCCCTGGGATACGTCCCGCTCCGCCGCCGGCTCCTCGGGCGGCGCGGCGGTGGCGCTGGCGACCGGCACCGCGTGGCTCGCGCACGGCTCGGACATGGGCGGTAGCTTACGCAATCCCGCGAGCTTCTGCGGCATCGTCGGATTGAGGCCGAGCATCGGCCGCGTCGCGCATACGATAGCCGCGGCGGTCGATCGCAATCTCGGCGTTCAGGGCCCGATGGCACGCAATGTGGAAGACGTGGCCCTGCTGCTCGACGCCATGAGCGGCGAGCATCCGGCTGATCCGCTGTCGCTGCCGGTGTTGCCGAATTCGTTTCTGTCCGCCGCGCGCTCCGGCAGCAAGCCGAAGCGCATCGCCTATTCGCCCGATCTCGGCATCACCCCGGTCGATCCTGAAGTTGCGACCGTCACTCGCAAGGCCGCGCAGCGCTTTGCGGAAGCTGGCGCCATCGTCGAGGAAGCCCACCCCGACCTGCGCGAGGCCCATGAATGTTTCCATGTGCTGCGCGCGTTCGATTTTGCGTTGTCAAAGGCGGCGCTGTTGCGCACGAAGCGCGACCTGCTCAAGCCCGAGGTGATCTGGAACATCGAGGAAGGCCTCAAGCTGACCGTCGAACAGCTCGAACGCGCCGAGGCGCAGCGCGTCGCCATGACCGCGCGCACGCTGGAATTTTTCGAAAAATACGATCTGTTGCTGGCGCCCGCCACCATTGTGCCGCCATTCCCGGTCGAGAACCGCTATGTCGCCGAATGCGCCGGCAAGAAATTCGACAATTACGTCGAATGGCTCGGCATCGTCTATGCAATCACGCTGGTGTGCTGCCCCGCACTGTCGCTGCCCTGCGGATTTACCGCCGCCGGCCTGCCGGTCGGGCTGCAGGTGGTCGCGCCGCCGCGCGGCGAGGCGCAGTTGCTGGCGGGAGCCAAGGTGCTGGAGGATATTCTGGGCGTGCGCGGCACGACCCCGATCGATCCGCGGGCGCCCAAATAA
- a CDS encoding MFS transporter, translating into MTDQAIMPADDHLDLQDVQRRIKAIFIGSVGNLVEWYDFYAYTAFALYFAPAFFPNSDPVVQQLNAAVLFAATFLMRPLGGWLFGFIADRYGRRLSLTLSVVCMCFGSLIIAVTPTYATIGIAAPAILALARIIEGLSLGGEYGASATYLTEVADPRHRGFYSSFQYVTLIGGQLTAIMVLLLLQKVFLTPEELKDWGWRIPFVIGALLAIFAAVMRRNLQETDAFEEAKKLTKPTGSIRGLLKYPRELLLVVGLTAGGTAAFYTFTTYMQTFVKLSVGLTEDQTTFVIFGSLIFATILQPIYGGLSDRIGRKPLLIFFGLAGTLATVPILTTLKDTKSPFAAFLLICGAWIFVAGYTSINAVVKAELFPTNVRALGVGLPYAITVSLFGGTAPAVALYFKTLGHEDWFYYYLSGMIFLSLIIYSTMRDTKHESAMHRHE; encoded by the coding sequence ATGACCGATCAAGCCATTATGCCTGCCGACGATCATCTCGACCTCCAGGACGTGCAGCGGCGGATCAAGGCTATTTTCATCGGCTCGGTCGGCAACCTCGTCGAATGGTACGATTTCTACGCCTACACCGCGTTCGCGCTGTATTTCGCGCCGGCATTCTTTCCGAACAGCGACCCCGTGGTGCAGCAGCTCAACGCCGCGGTGCTGTTCGCGGCAACCTTCCTGATGCGCCCGCTTGGCGGCTGGCTGTTCGGCTTCATCGCCGACCGCTACGGCAGGCGGCTGTCGCTGACGCTTTCCGTCGTCTGCATGTGTTTCGGCTCGCTGATCATCGCGGTGACGCCGACCTATGCCACCATCGGCATCGCCGCTCCCGCCATCCTGGCGCTGGCGCGCATCATCGAGGGGTTGAGCCTGGGCGGAGAATACGGCGCCAGCGCCACGTATCTCACCGAGGTCGCCGACCCCCGGCATCGCGGCTTCTATTCGAGCTTTCAATACGTCACGCTGATCGGCGGCCAACTTACCGCGATCATGGTGCTGTTGCTGTTGCAGAAGGTGTTCCTCACCCCGGAAGAGTTGAAAGATTGGGGCTGGCGAATCCCCTTCGTGATCGGCGCGCTGCTCGCGATCTTCGCCGCCGTCATGCGGCGCAATTTGCAGGAGACCGACGCGTTCGAGGAAGCCAAGAAGCTGACAAAACCAACCGGCTCGATCCGCGGACTTCTGAAATATCCACGCGAGCTGCTGCTGGTGGTCGGTCTCACCGCCGGCGGCACCGCGGCGTTCTATACTTTCACGACCTACATGCAGACCTTCGTCAAGCTGTCCGTTGGCCTCACCGAGGACCAAACCACCTTCGTGATCTTCGGTTCGCTGATCTTCGCGACGATCCTGCAGCCGATCTATGGCGGCCTGTCCGACCGCATCGGCCGCAAGCCGCTGCTGATCTTCTTCGGGCTGGCCGGCACGCTGGCGACGGTCCCGATCCTGACCACGCTGAAGGACACCAAGTCTCCGTTCGCAGCTTTCCTGCTGATCTGCGGCGCCTGGATCTTCGTTGCCGGCTATACCTCGATCAACGCGGTCGTGAAGGCGGAATTATTCCCGACCAATGTCCGCGCGCTCGGAGTCGGCCTGCCCTATGCCATCACGGTATCGCTGTTCGGCGGCACCGCGCCGGCGGTCGCGCTCTATTTCAAGACGCTGGGGCATGAGGACTGGTTCTATTATTATCTCAGCGGCATGATCTTCCTCTCGCTGATCATTTATTCTACGATGCGCGATACCAAACATGAATCCGCGATGCATCGCCACGAATGA
- a CDS encoding sulfite oxidase-like oxidoreductase yields MADENEPPPENKLTRSKARWAREGKFLTGKISRPEEARLPPGQHLTKDWPTLDLGLTPNISRERWRLDVYGAVENPLFWDFSQFTTQPQSKFVSDIHCVTTWSRYDNRWEGLATRDLLDACRPREEAQFVVLHSHDGYTTNLALEDFAAEDAILVHSWSGAPLEQEHGGPVRLVVPHLYFWKSAKWLQSIEFLAEDAPGYWEVRGYHNRGDPWAEQRYSGD; encoded by the coding sequence ATGGCCGACGAGAACGAGCCGCCGCCGGAGAACAAGCTGACGCGCAGCAAGGCGCGCTGGGCGCGCGAGGGAAAATTCCTCACGGGCAAGATCTCGCGGCCCGAGGAAGCGCGGCTACCGCCGGGCCAACATTTGACGAAGGACTGGCCGACGCTCGATCTCGGATTGACCCCGAACATCTCGCGAGAGCGCTGGCGGCTCGACGTCTATGGCGCGGTCGAAAACCCGCTGTTCTGGGACTTCTCCCAGTTCACCACGCAGCCGCAGAGCAAGTTCGTATCCGACATTCACTGCGTCACCACCTGGTCGCGCTACGACAATCGGTGGGAGGGACTGGCAACCCGCGATCTCCTGGATGCCTGCCGGCCGCGCGAGGAGGCGCAATTCGTGGTGCTGCATTCGCATGACGGCTACACCACCAATCTGGCGCTGGAAGACTTTGCCGCCGAGGACGCCATCCTGGTCCATAGCTGGTCGGGCGCACCGCTCGAGCAGGAGCATGGCGGCCCGGTGCGGCTCGTCGTGCCGCATCTCTATTTCTGGAAAAGCGCGAAATGGCTGCAGAGCATCGAATTTCTTGCAGAGGATGCGCCGGGTTATTGGGAAGTGCGCGGCTATCACAACCGCGGCGACCCGTGGGCTGAACAAAGATATTCAGGCGACTGA
- a CDS encoding bifunctional alpha/beta hydrolase/OsmC family protein: MPTERFQFTGEGGHQLAAALDTPDGPVQAYALFAHCFTCGKDVLAAKRIATALAARGIAVLRFDFTGLGSSEGEFANSTFSSNVADLVRAADHLRETRGAPAMLIGHSLGGAAILAAAGQIPDAKAVVTIAAPSDPVHVTHLFGDSIEDIRQHGEVEVQLAGRPFHIKREFLDDIAEHSLTADIAKLHKALLVMHSPTDDTVGIDNATKIFVAAKHPKSFVSLAGADHLLSGKRDAAYVAGVIAAWAERYIEPVAAQPAAAASGAPRNVVVRETRNSKFQQTVTSGPHQMLADEPVAAGGQDSGPGPYDFVLAGLGACTSMTMRMYADRKSLPVERITVTLKHSKIHAEDCAECETREGMLDQIDRVIAIEGVLDADQRKRLMEIADKCPVHRTLTSEVRIVTKAAD, encoded by the coding sequence GTGCCGACTGAACGCTTCCAATTCACCGGCGAAGGCGGCCATCAGCTTGCCGCCGCGCTGGATACGCCGGATGGGCCGGTGCAGGCCTACGCGCTGTTTGCGCATTGCTTCACCTGTGGCAAGGATGTGCTGGCCGCGAAACGTATTGCGACCGCGCTGGCCGCCAGGGGCATCGCAGTGCTGCGGTTCGATTTTACTGGCCTCGGCTCCAGCGAGGGCGAATTTGCAAATTCGACCTTCTCTTCCAACGTCGCCGATCTCGTCCGCGCCGCCGATCATTTGCGTGAAACACGCGGGGCGCCCGCGATGCTTATTGGACACAGCCTCGGCGGCGCGGCCATCCTTGCCGCCGCCGGGCAGATTCCGGATGCGAAGGCGGTTGTGACCATTGCGGCGCCCTCCGATCCCGTCCATGTCACCCATCTGTTCGGGGATAGCATCGAAGACATCCGCCAGCATGGCGAGGTCGAGGTTCAACTCGCCGGACGGCCGTTTCACATCAAGCGCGAGTTTCTCGACGACATCGCCGAGCACAGCCTGACGGCGGATATCGCCAAACTTCACAAGGCGCTGCTGGTCATGCATTCGCCGACCGACGACACGGTCGGCATCGACAATGCCACGAAGATTTTTGTGGCCGCCAAGCATCCCAAGAGCTTTGTTTCGCTGGCGGGCGCCGATCACCTCTTGAGCGGCAAGCGCGACGCTGCCTATGTCGCCGGCGTCATCGCCGCCTGGGCCGAACGCTATATCGAGCCCGTCGCAGCGCAACCCGCCGCTGCCGCGAGCGGGGCGCCGCGTAACGTCGTGGTGCGCGAAACCCGCAACAGCAAGTTCCAGCAGACCGTGACATCAGGTCCGCATCAGATGCTGGCGGATGAGCCCGTTGCCGCCGGCGGCCAGGATAGCGGACCCGGGCCGTATGATTTCGTCCTCGCCGGCCTTGGCGCCTGCACGTCGATGACGATGCGGATGTATGCCGACCGCAAATCGCTGCCCGTCGAGCGCATCACGGTGACGCTGAAACACAGCAAGATTCACGCGGAAGATTGCGCTGAATGCGAGACCCGCGAGGGCATGCTGGACCAGATCGACCGGGTCATCGCAATCGAGGGTGTGCTCGATGCCGATCAGCGCAAGCGGCTGATGGAGATTGCCGACAAGTGCCCAGTGCATCGGACGCTGACGTCAGAGGTGCGGATTGTGACGAAGGCTGCAGACTAG